The Hydrogenobacter sp. T-2 region TTAAACTTTCAATAGACACACCACCCATCTTTTCCTCCTTTAGAATTCAAAACCAAGTTCTCTACATTTATCTGCAAAAGCTTTTATCTTTCCGTGGTAAAGGAAACCACCTCTGTCAAAGACCACTTTTCTTATGCCCCTTTCTGTTGCCCTTTTGACAAGAAGCTCTGCAACCTTTTGCACATCCTCTATGGACTTTCCACCCCTCTTACCCGCAAGCTGGACAAATTCAGGGTCAACGGAAGAGGCGGAAACTAAGGTTTTTGACTGACCATTAGAATCGTCTATTATCTGCGCATAAAAGGCATTTACGCTTCTGTATACACTGAGCCTCGGTCTTTCTGGAGTCCCTACGATCTTCTTTCTTATCCTTTTGTGTCTTCTTTCCCTCTTTTCATGTCTGCTTAACTTTGCCATAGTTTACCTCCTTACTTCTTACCACCCTTGCCCTTTCCAGCGGACTTACCTGCCTTAAGTCTGAGCACCTCACCTTCGTATCTTATACCCTTACCCTTGTATACGTTAGGTTTTCTAAAGGCTCTTATCTGAGCACACACCTGACCAACCCTGTCCTTGTCTATTCCACTGACGTATATCTTGTTTTCCTTCACCTCTATTTTCACATCTGAAGGTATTTGGTACACCACAGGATGAGAGAGCCCAAGGCTAAGTTCTAAGTTATTACCCTTGACCGCAGCCCTATAACCGAGCCCTACCACCTCAAGTACCTTAGTAAAGCCTTCGGTAACTCCCTTTATCATGTTCCTTATAAGTGCCGCTGTGGTCCCATGCATTGCCCTATGAAAGGGTTGGTCTGTGGGTCTTTCTACCCTTATAGTGTTGCTTTCAAGATTTACTTTTATGTCTGGATGAACTCTCATGGAGAGCTTACCCTTTGGTCCTTCCACCCTTAGCTCTCCATTTTGAAGGCTTACCTTAACTCCCTGAGGAATTTCAATGGGTTTTTTACCTATCCTTGACATGTTTGCACCTCACCATACATAGGCTATTATCTCTCCACCCTTGCCGAGTTTTCTGGCATCGTGGTCTGTTATAAGACCAGCATCGGTGGAGAGGATGGCTATACCAAAACCCCTCTGCACATAAGGAATCCTATGCTTTGGAGTGTATATCCTCCTTCCTGGCTTAGAAACCTTCTGAAGTTCAGATATGGCATTCCTTTCCTTTTTAGGGTCAAGGTATTTGAGGTGAATCCTTAAGGTATACTGAGTGCCCTTTTTGCCTTCTTCCATCCTTTCCCAGTCTCTTATGTAGCCCTCTTTTTTGAGAAGGTCCAATATGGACTCCTTTAGTTTTGAAGAGGACACATCTACATAATCCATCCTTCTCCCTATGGCGTTTTTTATCGCAGAAAACATGTCTGCTACTGGGTCCATCTTCTACCTCCTTACCAACTTGCTTTTCTAATACCTGGAATTTCACCCCTGAGGGCGAGCTCTCTAAAGCAAAGCCTACACATGCCAAACTGTCTTATAAAACCTCTCGGTCTGCCACATATAGGGCATCTATTTTTCTGCCTTACCTCATACTTGGGAAAATGAAGAACATCCTTTGCAACCTTTGCCTTTCTTGCCATATTAACCTCCTACACTCCTTATGGGAAGCCCCAGCAGGGACAAAAGCCAGAAGGCTTCCTCGTCTGTTTCTGCAGTGGTATGGATTATAACATCCATGCCCCTTATGGCATCCACCTTTTCGTAGTCTATCTCCGGAAAGACTATCTGCTCCGCAATACCGAAGGCGTAGTTTCCTCTCCCATCAAAGGACCTGGGGTTAAGACCCTTAAAGTCCTTCACCCTTGGCAGTGCAACACATATTAGTTTATCCAAAAAGTCCCACATCCTTTCCTTTCTAAGGGTCACCTTAAGACCCACAGGCATACCCTTTCTGAGCTTAAAACCTGCCTCGGACTTCTTTGCCCTTCTGACTGTGGGATGTTGACCGGTTATCGCCCTGAGGTCTTCCATTGCTTTTTCAAGCTGTTTTATATCGCCAACTGCCTCACCTACACCCATGTTGACCACCACCTTAACTATCCTTGGCACTTCCATTGGGTTTTTGTAGCCAAAGCGGTTCACAAGCTGGGGAACGACCTCATCCTTATACTTGTTATAAAGTCTTGGGACATACTTAGTTTCCACGCTCATGCTCTAACCCTCGCTTTTTCTCTTATGAGGTCTATGTTTTCATTACACTTCTTGCAATATCTGTATTTCCTTATAGTATCGCCTTCTACCACTGTCCTTATTCCAACCCTTGTGGGTTTTTCACACTTGGGACAGATGAGCATTACATTGCTAATATGTATAGGAGCTTCCATTTCGTATATTCCACCCTCTCTCACGTTGGGTATCTCCTTTATGTGTTTTTTTACAAGGTTAACGTCCTTTACTATAACCCTGTTTTCTTCTCTGAGAATCCTTATAACCTCTCCCGTTTTGCCCTTTTCCTTTCCTCTCAGGACAACCACTGTATCACCCTTCTTTATTCTCTGAGCCATCACACTACCTCCGGAGCAAGAGATGCCAATTTGGTAAAGCCCCTGTTTCTGACCTCTCTTGCAATGGGCCCAAGTATACGAGTGCCAAGAGGCTCTCCGTATTGATTGAGAAGAACCACCGCATTGTCATCAAACTTTATATAGCTACCATCTGGACGCCTCACTTCCTTTTTTGTCCTTACCACCACAGCCCTGTATACCTTACCCTTCTTTGCAGGGCTATTGGGTGCTGCAATCTTTACGGTAACAGTAACCACATCACCCACGGTGGCATAGTCTCTGGGTGCATAGGGTATGCCTATTATCTGAACCTTTTTAGCTCCCGAGTTATCTGCAACATTCGCATAACCTTGCCTTTGTATCATGACTATTCACCTCTACAACAAGCTATAAATTATAACACAGGTTAGTCCCTATTTGTGGGACTTCCAGTCAAGGCTAACCATTTTAACCTAAGCATTATCTCTTTGTCAAGAGGTAAAATAAAAAGGTGAGTAGCTAAGAAAAAGCTCAAAAGATTTCTGCCAAGCATTATACTTTTTAAGCCATGAGAGTTATACTCTTTTCCGGCAAAGGCGGAGTAGGCAAGACCACGATTTCTGCAGCCACTGCCTACAGGCTATCAAATCTTGGCTACAAGACCATAGTGGTTTCTCTTGACCCGGCTCACAGCCTCGGAGATGCCTTTGATATTCCAGAAGAGGAAAAGACCAAGGCGAAGGGATTGCCCATAAGGATATCTGAAAAGCTCTACATACAGGAAATAGACATACAAGAAGAATTGGACAGATATTGGGGAGATGTCTACAGGTTTTTGGAGCTTCTTTTCAACACCACCGGGCTTGACCAAGTAGTATCCGAGGAGCTTGCCATACTGCCGGGTATGGAAGAGGTCACCAGCCTTCTGTATGTTAACAAATACTACAGAGATGGAGAGTTTGACGCTTTGGTGCTTGACCTTCCACCCACTGGCGAATCCCTACGCTTTGTGTCCATGCCCACAGTGCTTAAGTGGTATATGAGAAAGATATTTAATGTGGAGAGAACCATACTCAAAGTGGCAAGACCTGTAGCGAGACGCCTTACCGATGTCCCCATACCCGATGACGAATACTTCAAAGCCCTTGAGAACTTCTACGAAAAGCTAAAGGGAGTGGACGAGCTTCTTGTTGATCCTGACATAACCTCTGTGAGGCTTGTGGCAAACCCAGAAAAGATGGTTCTCAAAGAAAGCCAGAGAGCTTTTATGTATTTTAACCTGTTTGGAGTAAACGTGGATGCGGTTGTGGTCAACAAGGTCTTACCACCTTTTGTGGAAGACTGCGAGCACTTTTCAAAATGGGTGCTAACACAGAAAAAACATCTTGAGGATATGCAAGCCCTTTTTTACCCAGTGCCAGTTTTCAAGGTCCCTCTTATGGAGGATGAAGTGGTTGGTGAGGAGAAGTTAAAGGTTCTTTCAGACCTAATATACGGCGACACAGACCCTATAAGAGTTTTCCACAAGGAAAAGCCCTACGAGTTTATAGAGCAAAATGGAGATTATATGGTAAAACTCAAAGCACCCTTCTTAACAAAGGACGGTCTATCTGTTCTTAAAAGTGAAGGCGAGATAGTTATCCGGTGGAAAAACTTTAAGAGCCACATACTCCTACCAAGAAAGCTCAAAGACTACGAGCCAGTGGGTGCAAAGATTGAGGAAGGCTATTTGAAGGTCTTTCTCTCAAAGGCTACTTAGAAATTCCTTTATCCTCCTTAGGTCCGCCACAAACTCCTTTTCTCCACCGGGATTTCTAAGGATGTAAGCGGGATGATAGGTAAGGAAGACCTTTATTTTTCTGTCGTAAGGATATTCAAGAAATTGACCTCTGTGTTTGGTTATGGAAAGAGATTTTCCCAATATTCCCTCAATGGCTGTTGCACCAAGACAAACTATCAGCTTTGGGTTTATTATCTCTATCTCCTTTCTGAGATAGGGCAGGCAGGTCTGCATTTCTTTTGGGGTAGGCTTTCTGTTGCCGGGTGGTCTGGACTTTACCACGTTGGTTATGTATACCTCCTCTCGCCTTAGACCTACCTCTTGGAGTTTTTGATTTAAATACCTTCCCGCTCTACCCACAAAGGGTCTTTTCTGTTGGTCTTCTTCTTCTCCCGGCGCTTCGCCTACAAATACCACAGGCGAATAGGGATTCCCTTCCCCAAAGACATAACCGCTTGCCCCCTCGTAGAGGATGCACTTTCTCTCTTCCTCAAGTTTTCTATACAAAGCCTTCAAGATTTCTTCTTTGCTCTGAGTAGGTTCTTTGACCTTTTGTGAAGGCTCTACCTGACTTTGCAGAGCTTCTTTTTCTATATACAAAGCGTCAAAGCCAATTTCTATAAGAGACCTTATGGTATGCTTCAAGGTCTTCATCTTTTAAAGAGATCTTCAAGCCAAGACCTTTCAAAGCACTTTACGCCTTCTTCATAACTTTGGCTCTTTTCTAAACAGCTTCTTATACCATCAAGCCTCTTTAAACCAAGATTTTTGCATATACTCCAAAAATATCTACAGTATTCCTTATCCTTTAGAGGATTGCTTTCGCACTTTTGCCCTTCTGAAGCGTAAGCAAGGTAAACCGCAAAGAAAGACAAGAGAAAAAGCCTCATACTCCTAATTTTACTTGC contains the following coding sequences:
- the rpsH gene encoding 30S ribosomal protein S8, with protein sequence MDPVADMFSAIKNAIGRRMDYVDVSSSKLKESILDLLKKEGYIRDWERMEEGKKGTQYTLRIHLKYLDPKKERNAISELQKVSKPGRRIYTPKHRIPYVQRGFGIAILSTDAGLITDHDARKLGKGGEIIAYVW
- the rplR gene encoding 50S ribosomal protein L18, with the translated sequence MAKLSRHEKRERRHKRIRKKIVGTPERPRLSVYRSVNAFYAQIIDDSNGQSKTLVSASSVDPEFVQLAGKRGGKSIEDVQKVAELLVKRATERGIRKVVFDRGGFLYHGKIKAFADKCRELGFEF
- a CDS encoding TRC40/GET3/ArsA family transport-energizing ATPase: MRVILFSGKGGVGKTTISAATAYRLSNLGYKTIVVSLDPAHSLGDAFDIPEEEKTKAKGLPIRISEKLYIQEIDIQEELDRYWGDVYRFLELLFNTTGLDQVVSEELAILPGMEEVTSLLYVNKYYRDGEFDALVLDLPPTGESLRFVSMPTVLKWYMRKIFNVERTILKVARPVARRLTDVPIPDDEYFKALENFYEKLKGVDELLVDPDITSVRLVANPEKMVLKESQRAFMYFNLFGVNVDAVVVNKVLPPFVEDCEHFSKWVLTQKKHLEDMQALFYPVPVFKVPLMEDEVVGEEKLKVLSDLIYGDTDPIRVFHKEKPYEFIEQNGDYMVKLKAPFLTKDGLSVLKSEGEIVIRWKNFKSHILLPRKLKDYEPVGAKIEEGYLKVFLSKAT
- the rplF gene encoding 50S ribosomal protein L6, which produces MSRIGKKPIEIPQGVKVSLQNGELRVEGPKGKLSMRVHPDIKVNLESNTIRVERPTDQPFHRAMHGTTAALIRNMIKGVTEGFTKVLEVVGLGYRAAVKGNNLELSLGLSHPVVYQIPSDVKIEVKENKIYVSGIDKDRVGQVCAQIRAFRKPNVYKGKGIRYEGEVLRLKAGKSAGKGKGGKK
- the rplE gene encoding 50S ribosomal protein L5, producing the protein MSVETKYVPRLYNKYKDEVVPQLVNRFGYKNPMEVPRIVKVVVNMGVGEAVGDIKQLEKAMEDLRAITGQHPTVRRAKKSEAGFKLRKGMPVGLKVTLRKERMWDFLDKLICVALPRVKDFKGLNPRSFDGRGNYAFGIAEQIVFPEIDYEKVDAIRGMDVIIHTTAETDEEAFWLLSLLGLPIRSVGG
- a CDS encoding type Z 30S ribosomal protein S14, with product MARKAKVAKDVLHFPKYEVRQKNRCPICGRPRGFIRQFGMCRLCFRELALRGEIPGIRKASW
- a CDS encoding uracil-DNA glycosylase; its protein translation is MKTLKHTIRSLIEIGFDALYIEKEALQSQVEPSQKVKEPTQSKEEILKALYRKLEEERKCILYEGASGYVFGEGNPYSPVVFVGEAPGEEEDQQKRPFVGRAGRYLNQKLQEVGLRREEVYITNVVKSRPPGNRKPTPKEMQTCLPYLRKEIEIINPKLIVCLGATAIEGILGKSLSITKHRGQFLEYPYDRKIKVFLTYHPAYILRNPGGEKEFVADLRRIKEFLSSL
- the rplN gene encoding 50S ribosomal protein L14; its protein translation is MIQRQGYANVADNSGAKKVQIIGIPYAPRDYATVGDVVTVTVKIAAPNSPAKKGKVYRAVVVRTKKEVRRPDGSYIKFDDNAVVLLNQYGEPLGTRILGPIAREVRNRGFTKLASLAPEVV
- the rplX gene encoding 50S ribosomal protein L24 — translated: MAQRIKKGDTVVVLRGKEKGKTGEVIRILREENRVIVKDVNLVKKHIKEIPNVREGGIYEMEAPIHISNVMLICPKCEKPTRVGIRTVVEGDTIRKYRYCKKCNENIDLIREKARVRA